The Peptoanaerobacter stomatis genome includes the window CTTTTAAAACCAAGAACGGATAAAAAATCAGACGTTATATTATTAGGTAAAAAAACGGATACTTATGATGCAAAACAGTATTATAAAATAAAGTCAAAATATTTACCATATATAAAAAAAGCATATCAAGAATTATCTAATATTTCAGATATAATTGTTTTGGAGGGTGCAGGTTCTCCGGCTGAAATCAATCTTTTGGACGGAGATTTTGTAAATATGGGAATGGCTGAAATGGTGGACGCACCTGTAATATTAGTAGCAGATATAGACAAAGGTGGAGTATTTGCGTCGATATATGGAACAATAATGCTTACACCTGAAAAATGGCGTAAATATTATAAGGGAGTAATAATAAATAAATTCAGAGGACAAAAAGAAATATTAAAAAGCGGAATACAAGAAATAGAAAAGCTTACAAAAGTTCCTGTTATATCCGTAATGCCTTATATAGACGTAGAAATAGAAGAAGAGGACTCATTAACAAACAAATTGAAATTGTATTCATATGACAAAGACAAAATAAATATAACCATAATAAAATTACCTAATCTTTCAAATTTTACCGAGTTTTCACCGCTTACACTTTTTCAAGATGTAAATGTGAATTATATTACAATAAGAGATGATATTCCGACAAATACAGATATTTTAATCATACCTTCGAGTAAAAATATATTTAAAGATTTGGAAGAAATAGTAAAAGTCGGATTTGATGAAAAGTTAAAAAGCTATGCTGAATATAAGAATGTATTGGCAATAGGCAACGCAGTAGAATTACTTGCAAAAAATATATATGATATTCAAGGTATATACTCTGATAAAAAAGATAAAAAAGCACTCGGATTACTTGATATAGATATAAGCACAGTTCAATCCTTTTCAGAAAAAATAAATGTCAAAATTATAAATAAGAAAGGCTTATTGGAAAATTCACAAGATGAGATAAATCTGTACAGAATTAAAACAGGAGAAATAAATAAATTTTCTGATAATACTAAAATTATAATGGAGTTTGAAAACGAAATAATATCCGTTCAAAAGCGAAACATACTCGGGATATATGCCTTTGGAGTATTTGAAAACACAGAATTTATCAATAATATTTTAAATGGTTTAAGAATGAAAAAAGGTATAAAAAAAATAGATGTACATTTAGATTACAACGCTTACAGAGAAAAACAAATATGTAAGCTGGCAGACGAATTCAATAAATATATAGATATAAAAAAGTTAATGGATATAATAGAAAGCGGAGTGTGAAATGAGCAGTTTTAAAGATTTAAAAATAAAAGCAGAATTTTTGCAGGCATTAAAAAATATGAGGATAAGTGAACCAACACCAATTCAGCAAGAAGTAATACCGATAATGTTGAAAAAAAGAAGTATAATTGCAAAAGCGCAGACAGGAACAGGCAAAACCTTAGCGTTTTTATTGCCTATAATGACAATGGCAGACGAAGCGCTTAAATTACCGCAGGCATTGGTTTTAAGCCCTACAAGAGAACTATCCAATCAGACCAAAAAAGTGTTTGATGAAGTGAATATAAATAGTAATTTAAGTTGCAATAATATAGTGGGCGGTCATGATTTAAAAAAACAAGAAAATAAATTT containing:
- a CDS encoding cobyric acid synthase; translation: MAKNIMFVGTNSSAGKSFFVTAMCRVLSDLKYKVSPFKSQNMALNSYVDENNLEFGRAQALQAFAGRIIPDARMNPILLKPRTDKKSDVILLGKKTDTYDAKQYYKIKSKYLPYIKKAYQELSNISDIIVLEGAGSPAEINLLDGDFVNMGMAEMVDAPVILVADIDKGGVFASIYGTIMLTPEKWRKYYKGVIINKFRGQKEILKSGIQEIEKLTKVPVISVMPYIDVEIEEEDSLTNKLKLYSYDKDKINITIIKLPNLSNFTEFSPLTLFQDVNVNYITIRDDIPTNTDILIIPSSKNIFKDLEEIVKVGFDEKLKSYAEYKNVLAIGNAVELLAKNIYDIQGIYSDKKDKKALGLLDIDISTVQSFSEKINVKIINKKGLLENSQDEINLYRIKTGEINKFSDNTKIIMEFENEIISVQKRNILGIYAFGVFENTEFINNILNGLRMKKGIKKIDVHLDYNAYREKQICKLADEFNKYIDIKKLMDIIESGV